A genome region from Bacteroidales bacterium includes the following:
- a CDS encoding helix-turn-helix transcriptional regulator: MAELTYFELVAIMLVFQAVLFASLFAGIYHKTRHYPKKFIAWYMLANAAYFVLAWLNYFGYYKVLRFIYPLAMPLLISFLPLFYYYFRALTTIKYRVVKKQWFHLALPVAVLLFQLPFYFFPEQQAWDFVLHKPVSGDYSNLAKYLTLVNRIGFYGLFTLQFVFYLLKFRTNLKLHRLRLELMFSYKENLDLTWMRNLFIGILLFFVSNDVTYFFHFANPWFSIMIYFIGMLVINFYIGYHSLIQNELVENEIIARMTHYCALHREMTQPRTDTQEAFIVQELQKYQRSALKDDTREMILLQLEKIMHEEELYTDSQISLEELAMKLSTNSKHLSQAINESHQKNFFNYINDLRISKAKMMLQGETHTNLSIEGIAKEVGFQSKSSFYTAFKKSTGITPTEFKAQLAIGAE; this comes from the coding sequence ATGGCTGAATTAACGTATTTTGAGTTAGTCGCGATTATGCTTGTTTTCCAGGCTGTGCTCTTTGCGTCCCTATTTGCAGGTATCTATCATAAGACCAGGCATTATCCAAAAAAATTCATAGCATGGTATATGTTAGCCAATGCAGCATATTTTGTGTTAGCATGGCTGAATTATTTCGGATATTATAAAGTACTCCGCTTTATATATCCACTTGCTATGCCTTTGCTTATTAGCTTCCTGCCACTGTTTTATTATTATTTCAGGGCTTTAACTACGATTAAGTACCGTGTTGTAAAGAAGCAGTGGTTTCACCTTGCACTTCCTGTTGCTGTATTACTGTTTCAATTACCCTTTTACTTTTTTCCTGAACAGCAGGCTTGGGATTTTGTACTGCATAAACCGGTTTCCGGTGATTATTCTAATCTGGCTAAATACCTGACCTTAGTGAACCGTATTGGATTTTATGGTTTGTTTACTTTGCAATTCGTATTCTACCTGCTGAAATTCAGAACCAATCTTAAGCTGCATCGACTCAGGTTAGAACTCATGTTCTCCTATAAAGAGAATCTGGATCTGACATGGATGAGAAACCTTTTTATAGGAATATTACTTTTTTTTGTCAGTAATGATGTCACCTACTTCTTCCATTTTGCCAATCCTTGGTTTTCGATCATGATCTATTTTATAGGTATGCTTGTGATTAATTTTTATATAGGATACCATAGCCTGATCCAGAATGAGCTTGTAGAAAACGAAATTATTGCAAGAATGACGCATTATTGTGCCTTACACAGGGAAATGACACAGCCCCGGACAGATACCCAGGAGGCATTCATAGTCCAGGAACTACAGAAATACCAACGATCTGCATTAAAAGATGATACACGGGAAATGATCCTGCTCCAATTGGAGAAAATTATGCATGAAGAAGAATTATATACTGATTCCCAAATAAGTTTGGAAGAGCTCGCAATGAAGCTTAGCACAAACTCAAAGCACTTATCACAGGCAATTAATGAAAGCCATCAAAAGAATTTTTTCAACTATATTAATGACCTCAGAATCAGCAAAGCGAAAATGATGCTTCAGGGGGAGACACATACGAATCTTTCTATTGAAGGCATTGCCAAAGAAGTGGGTTTCCAGTCAAAATCATCCTTCTATACTGCTTTCAAAAAATCCACAGGAATTACGCCTACTGAGTTCAAGGCGCAATTGGCTATTGGTGCCGAGTGA
- a CDS encoding choice-of-anchor J domain-containing protein, translated as MKKLLLLTIALVISSLSFAQLSGPKSIPGDYATIEAAITALNAAGVGSGGVTFNVAAGHTETLTAPLSITATGTLADQIIFQKSGSGANPLITAYVGTATPSSAIQDGMWNLIGSDYVTIDGIDLYDPNSTNPATMEYGFAMFKASVTDGCQYNTIQNCVVTLSIQNNASGSGPSVEGSRAINVTNALVATQTTAVTPTTAAGTNSYNKFYTNTLQNCNYGIVLSGYAAATPFTLGDTGNDIGGTLSTKGNSILNFGGATAATNPAAGIRANNQWGVNITFNTINNNNGSGVNHPSTLRGIFAQAGTSASATIKNNYITLNGGGTTSSLYGIDNGIGSTAASNTVEITNNSVTGSYSTATSGAFYSIQNTASAAVVNVTYNTVSGISTPGTGGLYGMVLGSPTTLNITNNSIGSLTKTGIGLIYGIQASTATITCQNNTIDGLSCTAASSTAAIYGIYDGGSAAVENYSNNIVKNLSTTGTATVCGLYINTATGNKTVQSNQIFNLTVAGGGTIYGIRKAYGSTDVVSDNIIHDLNITGTASGTIYGLYNSAGSPAIYNNSIYALSCAAGTAGAIYGIDLAGGATSNVYKNNVYNLSSGSTNPVVYGVYIVAGTTNNLYNNYISDLRTPATTGLISLAGIYISGGTNANIYYNTVYLNASSTGANFGSAALYASTTPALDMRNNILVNVSTPMGTGVTAAFRRSGTVLTSYSANSNANAFYAGATEDATHAVYFDGTTPYDIAAYKTLVGPSRDAISFRENVPFINGAAAPYDLHVSTSTATYCESGALAITTPFAITDDFDGNTRTATPDVGADEFAGIAAGVVNPGGFAATVISSQQINLGFTLNPSSNNVAIVWNATGTFTAPVGAPPTVGDPFAGGTLLSYGAVSPVSHTGLTPATPYYYKAFSYDGSTYSAGSTATATPSVAAPTALTATAVSAVQINLAYTLNAQANDVVIATAATSTFGTPVNGTALNVNDPISGGGTVIYVGPLAAFNHTGLTASTAYFYKVWSVDAFAYYSATGATANATTPCADISAFPFTESFAATLGCWSFSEAVAGATIHWGTATADATHGAATAQSGAGTYFARIDIYNAGTAYNPYYFTSPSFTLDATAKQVKYYYWLGATGYTLTPVPLTLQVSTNGGSTWTDLYAHTSLNSVFGTASTSPWTQNTVSLAAYTGTTAKFRFVSYSNYGSGFTNQGIDEFVIEDIPSCPAPTALTATNITVSSADLGWTASATNYDIEYGPVGFSLGTGTQVLGVANPYALGGLTSNTAYDYYVRGNCPGSLVSPWAGPKTFTTLCSTTTVPFTENFDSYTVPAVGCGTIVDQNADNVKWANQTGTPYNGLNALKISYSAAGVTQDDWYITQGLTLTGGTSYDVKFYYKGGSASYLESLEVKYGAAPTAAGMTSPAIFSDISFYKAAYTVGGGSFTPATSGTYYLGWHCISIGDQLNIFVDEITVIVTPSCPAPLTATASALSSSSISVGWTGVAPTVQIDYGTVGHTAGTGTLVSSVTANPTTIGGLSASTSYDVFVRQDCGGGLYSTWTGPVTVTTLCGAITAPAAEHFTTTLQPSCWTISGPQNWLFTTTWPGYGATGLADNTPGGGGSFAGVDGSGSVSLTGITLLSPLYDISALTTPRVRFYLFNNNTSSVNLADEQQLTVDLWDGAAWQLGAFVWAYGQNAAGWQEKVINLSSYTITGPIQLRFVVDKGSSLPFYDDIAIDDITIENTPLCPAPSTLTAVAGNFFANLGWTETGTATTWNIEWGTLGFVQGTGTTINGVTNPYTLTGLSATTSYAYYVQADCGASQSDWVGPKTFTTTVACPVPTTLTATNLQKTSADLNWTEVGTATTWNIEWGPTGFAIGTGTTISGVTAKPYTLEGLTAGTGYSFYVQSDCGGSTSTWAGPVSFVTVCGVSTVPTITQTFTGTFAPNCWSKYTGALAAPSTLAVGGNWIQDDWRNVTSPVNKAARLNIWSTTTLSWLMTPEIDLGAGSSTLRLEFDLTLNEYATSTINDLLGSDDKFAVVISTDGGITWTSANTLRLWDNAGSSYVYNDINPNGEHVILSLAGYSGIVKFGFYGESTVSNGDNDLMIDNVIVQEPPLCSNPTSLAVTGVTASSASIGWAGATTVQIDYGAVGHAAGSGTVVPGVTANPYTLGGLAGATSFDVYVRQDCGGGLFSSWVGPVSFTTLCSATLAPFIEGFEGTTFAPTCWSNVAVSGSYTWTRSTAASGFGSGTASAYANFYSQTSGTYDLITLPFDISALATPTLKFDYAYATYSGEPDEMDVYYSIDNGASWNLLLAMPGGSTGILNTAGTTTASFAPTAAQWGSQTLTLPAGTNMVKFTAISAYGNNLFLDNVQVFSPLAHDVAAVSVDFNDIVPLGTVTPMATVKNEGTSTESFDVTLAVDAYTSTKTVTALAPGSSIQVTFDPWTNALGDFTATATTTLATDLNPANNSVSKVIKVLALDKQVYGWTTFTSTDNGPVKFNLNDPGTLTEIVNEYPVTAFASSGTWANDIWYATIYATVAPFNLVTFDIVTGARTVIGNMGVNINGLAYNTVNNTMYGIGYDGVNSLLYTINTTTAATTYVGTIASRLIINLAIDNNGDAYALDLGIDVLGTINLTTGAFTEIGATGFDANYAQDMEFDRETGELYMAAYGSTGELRWVNKTTGATLVIGQFQGGVEVTGFAIPYANTKTLNVNLFLEGLYAGASTMNQAQGLSGAEYGAGIADKVTIELWADTDLSAAAYTFTDLNLMVDGTVAIPDVPGAVSGNYYIVVKHRNSIETWSAAAVSFAGTGPIAYDFSSASSQAYGSNMKVLGGVAIIYGGNANQDAIVDGSDMALIDNASTAVLQGYNPEDCNGDGIVDGSDMAMVDNNSTAVIQVSRP; from the coding sequence ATGAAAAAATTACTACTGCTTACAATTGCATTGGTAATTAGTAGCTTGAGTTTTGCCCAGCTTTCCGGTCCAAAATCGATACCGGGAGACTATGCAACCATTGAAGCTGCTATTACTGCACTTAATGCTGCTGGTGTTGGTTCAGGTGGTGTCACATTTAATGTGGCAGCCGGACACACAGAAACATTAACTGCACCATTATCAATCACTGCTACTGGAACTCTGGCTGACCAGATTATTTTCCAGAAAAGTGGTTCGGGTGCAAACCCTCTAATTACAGCTTATGTTGGAACCGCAACTCCCTCTTCCGCCATTCAGGACGGAATGTGGAACTTAATTGGTTCTGACTATGTTACAATTGATGGGATTGATCTTTATGATCCGAACTCAACTAACCCTGCTACGATGGAATATGGCTTCGCTATGTTCAAGGCCAGTGTTACTGATGGTTGTCAATATAACACAATACAAAATTGTGTTGTAACATTAAGCATACAGAACAATGCTTCGGGTTCAGGTCCTTCAGTTGAAGGCTCCCGTGCCATTAATGTAACTAATGCATTAGTTGCAACTCAAACAACAGCAGTTACCCCAACTACAGCTGCCGGGACTAACTCCTACAACAAATTCTACACCAATACATTGCAAAACTGCAATTATGGTATTGTACTTAGTGGATATGCCGCTGCCACTCCTTTCACTTTAGGTGATACAGGGAATGATATTGGTGGCACATTATCTACCAAAGGAAATTCTATTTTGAATTTTGGCGGTGCTACTGCTGCAACAAATCCAGCTGCAGGTATCCGGGCCAATAATCAATGGGGTGTAAATATCACATTTAATACCATTAATAATAATAATGGATCAGGTGTAAATCACCCTTCAACCCTTCGTGGTATTTTTGCTCAGGCCGGAACCAGTGCCAGTGCAACCATTAAAAACAATTATATCACCCTTAACGGTGGAGGAACTACCTCTTCTCTTTACGGAATTGATAATGGTATTGGTTCAACCGCTGCTTCTAATACAGTTGAAATCACTAATAACTCTGTTACAGGTAGCTATTCTACTGCCACTTCAGGCGCTTTTTATTCTATACAGAATACAGCTTCAGCAGCTGTTGTGAATGTTACCTACAATACTGTTTCTGGCATCTCTACTCCCGGAACAGGGGGGCTTTATGGGATGGTTTTAGGTTCTCCTACTACTTTGAATATTACAAATAACAGCATTGGTAGTTTAACCAAGACTGGTATTGGTCTTATTTATGGTATTCAAGCATCCACTGCTACAATTACATGCCAGAACAACACTATTGATGGACTGTCATGTACTGCCGCTTCGAGCACTGCTGCCATTTATGGAATATATGATGGTGGTTCGGCTGCTGTGGAAAATTATAGCAACAACATTGTAAAAAACCTTTCCACTACAGGAACTGCAACCGTTTGTGGTCTGTATATCAATACAGCTACCGGGAACAAAACTGTTCAAAGCAACCAGATTTTCAACCTCACGGTTGCTGGTGGTGGGACTATTTATGGTATCAGGAAAGCTTATGGATCAACTGACGTTGTCAGCGATAACATCATCCATGACCTGAATATTACCGGAACTGCCTCAGGTACAATTTACGGTTTGTATAATTCAGCCGGAAGCCCTGCCATTTATAACAATTCAATTTATGCACTTAGTTGTGCAGCAGGAACTGCTGGCGCAATTTATGGTATAGATCTCGCCGGTGGAGCAACAAGTAATGTTTATAAAAACAATGTTTACAACCTTTCATCAGGAAGCACTAATCCTGTTGTTTATGGTGTTTATATAGTTGCCGGTACAACCAATAATCTTTACAACAACTATATCAGCGATCTAAGGACTCCTGCAACTACCGGACTTATCAGTTTAGCTGGTATTTATATTTCTGGTGGTACAAATGCCAACATTTACTACAACACAGTATATCTGAATGCCAGCAGTACCGGGGCTAACTTCGGAAGCGCTGCATTATATGCTTCCACTACTCCTGCACTGGATATGCGGAACAATATACTTGTTAATGTATCTACTCCAATGGGAACCGGTGTAACTGCCGCTTTCCGCAGAAGCGGAACTGTTTTGACTTCCTATTCAGCTAACTCCAATGCAAATGCATTCTATGCAGGCGCTACAGAAGATGCTACCCATGCTGTTTATTTTGACGGAACTACACCTTATGATATAGCAGCTTACAAAACTTTGGTTGGACCTTCGAGGGATGCTATTTCGTTCCGCGAAAATGTACCATTTATTAATGGCGCTGCTGCTCCCTACGATCTGCATGTTTCTACTTCTACTGCGACCTATTGTGAAAGTGGCGCATTGGCCATCACCACACCTTTTGCAATAACTGACGACTTTGATGGTAACACCCGTACAGCCACTCCTGACGTTGGAGCTGACGAATTTGCCGGTATCGCTGCAGGCGTTGTTAACCCAGGCGGATTTGCTGCCACTGTTATCAGTTCACAGCAGATCAATCTTGGATTCACCCTGAATCCTTCGAGCAATAATGTTGCGATTGTTTGGAATGCTACTGGTACTTTTACTGCACCGGTGGGAGCTCCTCCTACTGTTGGGGATCCTTTTGCCGGTGGCACTTTATTGTCATACGGAGCTGTATCACCAGTTAGCCATACTGGTCTTACCCCAGCTACTCCTTATTATTATAAGGCATTCTCCTATGACGGAAGCACTTATTCAGCAGGTTCAACAGCCACTGCAACTCCTTCAGTAGCTGCTCCTACAGCTTTAACAGCAACTGCCGTTAGCGCTGTTCAGATCAACCTGGCTTATACCCTGAATGCTCAGGCTAATGATGTTGTTATTGCTACTGCTGCTACCTCAACTTTCGGAACTCCTGTTAATGGCACAGCCCTTAATGTGAATGACCCGATCTCTGGTGGTGGTACAGTTATATATGTTGGACCTTTGGCTGCTTTCAACCATACCGGTCTGACTGCTTCTACAGCCTACTTCTATAAAGTATGGTCAGTAGATGCATTCGCCTATTATTCAGCTACCGGCGCAACTGCCAATGCAACTACTCCTTGTGCTGATATCAGCGCATTCCCATTCACTGAGAGCTTTGCTGCTACCCTGGGATGCTGGTCGTTTTCAGAAGCTGTTGCTGGTGCAACTATCCATTGGGGAACTGCTACAGCAGATGCAACCCATGGAGCTGCTACCGCTCAAAGCGGCGCTGGCACCTATTTTGCAAGAATAGATATATACAACGCTGGTACAGCCTATAATCCATATTACTTTACTTCGCCTTCATTCACCCTGGATGCTACAGCAAAACAAGTAAAGTATTATTATTGGTTAGGTGCTACCGGGTACACACTCACCCCCGTTCCTTTAACTCTGCAGGTTTCCACAAACGGTGGAAGCACCTGGACAGATCTGTATGCTCATACATCCCTTAACTCAGTTTTCGGAACAGCATCTACTTCACCCTGGACTCAAAACACGGTTAGCCTTGCTGCCTATACCGGCACTACCGCTAAATTCAGGTTTGTTTCCTATTCAAACTATGGTTCAGGATTTACAAACCAGGGAATTGATGAGTTTGTGATTGAAGATATCCCAAGCTGCCCTGCTCCTACCGCTCTTACGGCTACAAATATCACAGTTTCAAGTGCTGACCTCGGATGGACAGCATCCGCTACCAACTATGATATTGAGTACGGTCCCGTAGGATTTTCATTAGGAACCGGTACTCAGGTTTTGGGTGTTGCAAATCCTTATGCTTTAGGAGGCCTTACTTCCAATACAGCTTATGATTATTATGTCAGGGGTAATTGCCCTGGATCTTTGGTAAGCCCATGGGCCGGACCCAAGACTTTCACTACTCTTTGTAGTACTACTACTGTTCCATTTACCGAAAACTTCGACAGCTATACTGTTCCTGCAGTTGGTTGTGGAACAATTGTTGACCAGAATGCTGATAATGTTAAATGGGCTAATCAAACCGGGACTCCTTACAATGGACTCAACGCTTTGAAAATTAGTTACAGCGCTGCAGGTGTTACCCAGGACGACTGGTATATTACTCAGGGTCTGACCCTTACAGGTGGAACCAGTTATGATGTTAAGTTCTATTACAAAGGTGGTTCTGCTTCCTACCTGGAAAGCCTTGAAGTTAAATATGGAGCTGCACCTACTGCTGCCGGTATGACCAGCCCTGCTATCTTCAGTGACATTAGCTTCTATAAAGCTGCTTATACTGTTGGTGGGGGATCATTTACTCCTGCAACTTCTGGAACTTATTATTTAGGATGGCATTGCATCAGTATTGGTGACCAATTAAATATATTTGTTGACGAGATTACCGTTATTGTTACGCCTTCATGTCCCGCTCCTCTCACTGCTACAGCTTCTGCCCTTTCAAGCTCAAGCATCAGTGTGGGATGGACTGGAGTTGCTCCTACCGTTCAGATTGATTATGGCACAGTTGGACATACTGCCGGAACCGGAACATTGGTTTCAAGTGTAACAGCTAATCCTACTACCATAGGCGGACTTAGCGCAAGCACTTCCTACGATGTATTTGTACGTCAGGATTGCGGTGGTGGTTTATACAGCACCTGGACAGGTCCTGTCACAGTTACTACTCTCTGTGGTGCTATTACCGCTCCTGCCGCCGAACATTTTACAACTACCCTGCAACCTTCCTGCTGGACCATTTCCGGACCGCAGAATTGGTTGTTTACCACTACATGGCCTGGTTATGGCGCAACCGGTCTGGCTGACAATACTCCAGGCGGTGGCGGAAGCTTCGCAGGTGTTGACGGTTCAGGATCAGTTAGTTTAACTGGCATAACCCTGCTTTCTCCACTGTATGATATCTCTGCTCTAACCACCCCACGCGTAAGATTCTACCTGTTTAACAACAATACCAGTAGCGTCAATCTAGCAGACGAGCAGCAGTTAACTGTTGATCTTTGGGATGGTGCAGCATGGCAATTAGGTGCATTCGTCTGGGCTTACGGCCAGAATGCAGCCGGTTGGCAGGAAAAGGTTATCAACCTGAGCTCCTATACCATTACAGGTCCTATCCAATTGCGTTTTGTTGTAGATAAAGGATCAAGTTTACCTTTCTATGATGATATCGCTATTGATGATATTACCATTGAAAATACACCTTTATGTCCTGCTCCTTCGACCCTTACAGCGGTTGCCGGCAACTTCTTCGCCAATCTTGGTTGGACAGAAACAGGTACTGCTACTACATGGAATATTGAATGGGGAACTTTAGGTTTCGTTCAGGGAACTGGCACAACTATTAACGGTGTCACTAATCCTTATACACTCACCGGCCTTTCAGCTACTACTTCATATGCATATTATGTGCAGGCTGATTGCGGAGCAAGCCAGAGTGACTGGGTAGGTCCTAAGACCTTCACAACAACTGTTGCATGCCCTGTTCCTACAACCCTGACTGCTACAAACCTTCAGAAAACCAGTGCTGATCTTAACTGGACAGAAGTTGGAACAGCCACTACCTGGAATATTGAATGGGGCCCAACCGGATTTGCTATCGGTACAGGTACTACCATTTCAGGTGTTACTGCTAAACCTTATACTTTAGAAGGACTCACAGCCGGTACCGGTTATAGCTTCTATGTACAATCCGATTGCGGTGGTTCAACCAGCACATGGGCTGGCCCGGTTTCATTCGTAACTGTATGCGGAGTTTCAACTGTTCCTACTATTACCCAGACTTTTACCGGAACATTTGCCCCAAATTGCTGGAGCAAATACACTGGAGCATTAGCTGCACCAAGTACTCTCGCAGTTGGTGGTAACTGGATCCAGGATGACTGGCGTAATGTTACCTCACCAGTAAACAAAGCCGCCAGGTTAAATATCTGGTCAACCACTACATTATCATGGTTAATGACACCTGAGATTGATTTAGGTGCTGGCTCTTCTACCCTCAGGCTTGAATTTGACCTGACACTGAATGAGTATGCTACATCAACCATAAATGACCTTCTTGGTTCCGATGATAAGTTTGCCGTAGTTATTTCAACTGATGGCGGTATTACCTGGACCTCAGCGAATACACTCAGGTTATGGGACAATGCAGGTTCATCTTATGTTTACAATGACATCAATCCTAATGGAGAACATGTTATTCTATCATTGGCCGGATATTCAGGAATCGTGAAATTCGGATTCTATGGTGAATCAACTGTTAGCAATGGTGACAATGACCTGATGATTGACAATGTGATCGTTCAGGAGCCTCCTTTGTGTTCAAATCCAACTTCTCTTGCCGTTACCGGTGTTACAGCCAGTTCAGCAAGTATTGGATGGGCAGGTGCAACCACTGTTCAGATTGATTATGGCGCAGTTGGACATGCAGCAGGATCAGGAACCGTTGTTCCAGGTGTTACTGCTAATCCTTATACCCTTGGTGGACTTGCCGGTGCTACTTCCTTTGATGTTTATGTACGTCAGGATTGTGGTGGTGGTTTATTCAGCAGCTGGGTAGGCCCTGTTAGCTTTACTACTTTGTGTTCAGCTACTCTTGCTCCTTTCATCGAAGGATTCGAAGGAACTACTTTTGCACCAACTTGTTGGTCAAACGTAGCAGTATCAGGTTCATATACTTGGACACGCAGTACTGCTGCCAGTGGATTTGGTTCAGGAACAGCATCAGCTTATGCCAATTTCTATAGCCAGACCTCAGGTACCTATGATCTGATTACTCTGCCTTTCGATATCAGCGCACTCGCCACTCCTACCCTGAAGTTTGACTATGCATATGCAACCTATTCAGGTGAACCAGATGAGATGGATGTTTATTATTCCATTGATAATGGTGCAAGCTGGAACTTGCTATTGGCTATGCCAGGCGGTTCAACCGGTATCCTTAATACAGCCGGCACAACCACTGCATCCTTCGCTCCTACTGCTGCTCAATGGGGTTCACAAACTCTAACACTGCCTGCTGGAACCAATATGGTTAAATTCACAGCTATCAGCGCTTATGGTAACAACCTGTTCCTCGATAATGTACAGGTATTCTCTCCATTGGCTCATGATGTTGCAGCTGTTAGTGTTGACTTCAATGATATAGTGCCACTGGGTACTGTTACCCCTATGGCCACTGTAAAGAATGAAGGAACAAGCACTGAATCATTCGATGTAACTCTAGCTGTTGATGCCTATACTTCAACCAAGACTGTTACAGCGCTTGCACCAGGTTCCTCAATTCAGGTTACTTTCGATCCATGGACCAATGCTTTAGGTGATTTTACTGCTACAGCAACCACCACCCTGGCTACTGACCTAAATCCTGCCAATAACTCAGTTTCTAAGGTTATTAAGGTTCTGGCGCTTGACAAACAGGTTTATGGATGGACAACCTTTACCTCAACTGATAATGGACCTGTTAAATTCAATTTGAATGATCCAGGAACATTGACAGAGATTGTGAATGAATATCCTGTTACAGCCTTTGCTTCTTCAGGAACCTGGGCTAATGACATATGGTATGCCACTATCTATGCAACAGTTGCTCCTTTTAATCTCGTAACTTTTGATATAGTTACAGGTGCCAGGACAGTGATTGGCAATATGGGTGTTAATATCAACGGACTCGCCTACAACACAGTTAATAATACTATGTATGGTATTGGTTATGATGGTGTGAACTCACTGTTATACACTATTAATACCACCACAGCAGCTACAACTTATGTTGGAACGATTGCAAGCAGGCTCATTATCAATTTAGCAATTGATAATAATGGTGATGCTTATGCATTAGATCTTGGAATAGATGTTCTTGGTACTATTAACCTTACAACCGGTGCATTTACAGAAATAGGTGCTACAGGATTTGATGCCAACTATGCTCAGGATATGGAATTCGACCGTGAAACCGGCGAACTTTATATGGCTGCTTATGGCTCAACCGGAGAATTAAGGTGGGTGAATAAAACCACAGGTGCTACACTGGTAATCGGACAATTCCAGGGTGGAGTTGAAGTTACCGGTTTTGCTATTCCTTATGCAAACACCAAGACCCTCAATGTTAATCTCTTCCTTGAAGGATTATATGCAGGTGCTTCTACTATGAACCAGGCTCAGGGACTCTCAGGTGCTGAATACGGTGCCGGAATTGCTGATAAGGTTACCATTGAATTGTGGGCTGATACTGATTTAAGTGCAGCAGCTTACACATTTACTGATCTGAATCTTATGGTTGATGGTACTGTTGCTATTCCTGACGTTCCTGGTGCTGTTTCAGGTAACTACTACATCGTAGTTAAACATCGTAACAGTATAGAAACCTGGAGTGCTGCAGCAGTTTCATTTGCTGGTACCGGTCCGATAGCTTACGATTTCTCCTCAGCCTCTAGTCAGGCTTACGGCAGCAATATGAAAGTTCTGGGTGGTGTCGCTATTATTTATGGTGGCAATGCAAACCAGGATGCTATCGTCGATGGTAGTGATATGGCTCTGATTGACAATGCCAGTACCGCTGTTCTTCAAGGATATAACCCTGAAGATTGCAATGGTGACGGTATTGTTGACGGTTCCGATATGGCAATGGTTGACAACAACTCAACTGCTGTAATTCAAGTTAGTAGACCGTAA